A single genomic interval of Microbacterium sp. zg-Y1090 harbors:
- a CDS encoding ABC transporter permease, with protein sequence MTTTILPTPDAPPIAPTVRRRTRRSINLAVGGILFGLIAVIGLVSVFWTPFAYDDTGGGRLQPPSAEHWAGTDRLGRDLFTQLMIGARLALAVGFGSVIIAALLGIALGLAAAAARRWVDDAISSLLDIAIAFPTLLLAMLIVAWRGASLDSAILAIGLAGAAVIARLTRITATRVMAMDFVTAARTSGTGTLGILRLHVLRNVWPTLIVPLALQFGGAVGAEASLSYLGLGSPPPNASWGRMLQEAQSTVLVAPTAAILPGILLVALIIGVNLLADGLRDIADPTSRSIR encoded by the coding sequence ATGACGACCACGATCCTCCCCACCCCGGACGCACCGCCGATCGCGCCGACCGTGCGGCGCCGCACCCGACGCTCGATCAACCTGGCCGTCGGCGGCATCCTGTTCGGGCTCATCGCCGTCATCGGACTGGTGTCGGTGTTCTGGACCCCCTTCGCCTACGACGACACCGGTGGCGGTCGCCTGCAGCCGCCGTCGGCGGAGCACTGGGCCGGCACCGACCGGCTCGGCCGCGACCTGTTCACGCAGCTCATGATCGGCGCGCGCCTGGCCCTCGCCGTCGGCTTCGGGTCGGTGATCATCGCCGCCCTCCTCGGGATCGCCCTGGGGCTGGCCGCCGCCGCCGCCCGCCGCTGGGTCGACGACGCGATCTCGAGCCTGCTCGACATCGCGATCGCCTTCCCGACGCTGCTGCTGGCGATGCTCATCGTCGCGTGGCGCGGTGCCTCGCTGGACTCGGCCATCCTCGCCATCGGACTGGCGGGAGCGGCCGTGATCGCCCGGCTCACCCGCATCACCGCGACCCGCGTGATGGCGATGGACTTCGTCACCGCGGCACGCACCTCCGGCACCGGCACCCTCGGCATCCTGCGCCTGCACGTGCTGCGCAACGTCTGGCCCACGCTCATCGTGCCGCTGGCCCTGCAGTTCGGCGGCGCGGTGGGCGCGGAGGCGTCGCTGTCGTACCTCGGGCTCGGGTCGCCGCCGCCGAACGCGTCGTGGGGCCGCATGCTGCAGGAGGCGCAGAGCACGGTGCTCGTCGCGCCGACCGCCGCGATCCTCCCCGGCATCCTGCTGGTGGCCCTCATCATCGGTGTGAACCTGCTGGCCGACGGCTTGCGCGACATCGCCGATCCGACCTCCCGGAGCATCCGATGA
- a CDS encoding ATP-binding cassette domain-containing protein gives MTPLLAIEGLGVRLEGPELVDLVHAVDVALEPGERLGIIGESGSGKSLTALAALGLLAHPLAARGSVRVDTGHDVVEVVGTASRRLDRVRGTTMSAVFQEPLASLDPLMRVGKQIAWPLAHHRGLHGEALRRAVLDALADVQLAEPERIARSYIHEISGGQRQRVAIALALAAGPRLLIADEPTTALDVTVQAGILELLQREVTDRGMTLLFISHDLPVVSTIADRVLVMRNGRQVELGDTAQILTAPRDPYTAQLVAASRRLDEFLPRVGGRA, from the coding sequence ATGACCCCGTTGCTGGCGATCGAGGGCCTCGGTGTGCGCCTCGAGGGACCGGAACTGGTCGACCTCGTGCACGCGGTGGACGTGGCACTGGAACCGGGGGAGCGGCTCGGGATCATCGGCGAATCGGGGTCGGGCAAGTCCCTGACGGCGCTGGCGGCGCTCGGGCTTCTCGCGCACCCGCTGGCCGCCCGCGGATCGGTGCGCGTGGACACCGGCCACGACGTCGTCGAGGTCGTCGGCACCGCATCGCGGCGGCTCGATCGCGTGCGCGGCACGACGATGAGCGCGGTCTTCCAGGAGCCGCTGGCGTCGCTGGACCCCCTCATGCGGGTGGGCAAGCAGATCGCGTGGCCGTTGGCTCATCATCGCGGGCTGCATGGCGAGGCGCTGCGACGAGCGGTCCTCGACGCCCTGGCCGACGTGCAGCTGGCCGAACCGGAGCGCATCGCCCGGTCGTACATCCACGAGATCTCGGGTGGGCAGCGCCAGCGCGTCGCGATCGCCCTGGCGCTGGCCGCGGGCCCCCGGCTGCTCATCGCCGACGAGCCGACGACCGCCCTCGACGTCACGGTGCAAGCCGGCATCCTCGAGCTGCTGCAGCGGGAGGTCACCGACCGCGGGATGACGCTGCTGTTCATCAGCCACGACCTGCCGGTGGTGTCGACCATCGCCGACCGTGTGCTGGTGATGCGCAACGGACGCCAGGTGGAGCTGGGCGACACCGCGCAGATCCTCACCGCGCCCCGTGACCCCTACACGGCCCAGCTCGTCGCGGCATCCCGGCGGCTCGACGAGTTCCTGCCCCGCGTCGGAGGTCGCGCATGA
- a CDS encoding ABC transporter ATP-binding protein, translated as MTGVTPLLAAEGIDFAYGHGRPVLRDVSLSLAPGESLGLVGESGAGKTSLLRLLLGLQSPTGGRVLFDGTPLDRRSGAEMRRFRRAVQPVYQDPFSSLDPRMTVGESIAEPLRSLRVTTDRAGRAARVAELLAAVDLPADAATRYPDAFSGGQRQRIAIARALAPRPRLILADEPVSALDTSVRMHVIELFQRLSREQGIGMLLVSHDLTIVSALCARMAVLESGRIVEEGPTARLLSEPEHPYTRRLLASVPRLPRPAGR; from the coding sequence ATGACCGGGGTGACGCCGCTGCTGGCGGCTGAGGGGATCGACTTCGCCTACGGGCACGGGCGACCGGTGCTGCGCGACGTGTCGCTGTCGCTCGCGCCGGGCGAGAGCCTGGGGCTCGTCGGCGAGTCCGGGGCGGGCAAGACCTCGCTGCTGCGGCTGCTGCTGGGCCTGCAGTCGCCCACCGGCGGGCGCGTGCTCTTCGACGGCACCCCGCTGGACCGCCGGTCGGGCGCGGAGATGCGGCGGTTCCGCCGCGCGGTGCAGCCGGTGTACCAGGATCCGTTCTCGTCGTTGGATCCCCGCATGACGGTCGGGGAGTCCATCGCCGAGCCGCTGCGGTCGCTGCGCGTCACGACCGACCGTGCGGGCCGCGCGGCGCGGGTGGCGGAGCTGCTCGCGGCGGTCGACCTGCCGGCGGATGCCGCGACGCGCTACCCCGACGCCTTCTCCGGCGGACAGCGGCAGCGCATCGCGATCGCCCGCGCGCTGGCGCCCCGGCCACGGCTGATCCTTGCGGACGAACCGGTGAGCGCCTTGGACACCTCGGTGCGCATGCACGTGATCGAGCTGTTCCAGCGGCTGTCCCGCGAGCAGGGGATCGGCATGCTGCTCGTCTCGCACGACCTCACGATCGTGTCGGCGCTGTGCGCACGCATGGCGGTGCTGGAGTCCGGGCGCATCGTGGAGGAGGGGCCGACCGCCCGCCTGCTCTCGGAGCCCGAGCACCCCTACACGCGCCGCCTGCTGGCCTCGGTGCCGCGCCTGCCGCGACCCGCGGGTCGTTGA
- a CDS encoding class I SAM-dependent methyltransferase: MIDLNALRRWPDVEAADLRAVDAADRLLLDESASARAAAHDGELVVIGDAYGALALGAADAGAGDIRVHQDAITGERALAANAHTFALGDRVRSLPLTAPLVADARIVLMRLPRSLAALDDIAGLIAAHAHPRVEVYAGGRIKHMTPAMNDVLRRHFSRLDVTHARQKARVLIAREPREGADPQPAHERHDGMTVCAFGGVFAGPRIDIGTRLLLEHLPDELPSGAPGDLVVDLACGTGVIAAALAMRHPHLRVYASDASAAAVASARATAEANAVGGRVRVEQDDALSALPDGVAGFIALNPPFHSGAAVTDALAPRLFDDAARVLKPGGELWCVWNSALRYRPALERLVGPTRQVARNAKFTVTVSTRR, encoded by the coding sequence ATGATCGATCTGAACGCGCTGCGACGCTGGCCGGACGTCGAAGCGGCCGACCTGCGGGCCGTCGACGCCGCCGACCGTCTGCTGCTGGACGAGTCCGCCTCCGCGCGGGCGGCGGCTCACGACGGCGAGCTCGTGGTGATCGGCGATGCGTACGGTGCTCTTGCGCTGGGGGCGGCGGATGCCGGGGCCGGGGACATCCGCGTGCATCAGGATGCGATCACCGGGGAGCGGGCCCTGGCCGCCAACGCCCACACGTTCGCCCTCGGCGACCGCGTGCGATCGTTGCCACTGACCGCGCCGCTGGTCGCCGACGCGCGGATCGTGCTGATGCGACTGCCGCGGTCGCTCGCGGCGCTCGACGACATCGCCGGGCTCATCGCCGCGCACGCGCATCCCCGCGTCGAGGTATATGCCGGGGGACGCATAAAGCACATGACCCCCGCGATGAACGACGTGCTGCGTCGTCATTTCTCGCGCTTGGACGTGACCCACGCACGGCAGAAGGCGCGGGTGCTGATCGCCCGCGAACCGCGTGAGGGCGCCGACCCGCAGCCCGCCCACGAGCGGCACGACGGTATGACCGTGTGCGCGTTCGGCGGGGTGTTCGCCGGCCCCCGCATCGACATCGGCACGCGACTGCTGCTGGAGCACCTTCCCGACGAGCTGCCGTCGGGGGCTCCCGGCGACCTCGTCGTCGACCTCGCCTGCGGCACCGGCGTGATCGCCGCCGCCCTCGCGATGCGGCATCCGCACCTGCGGGTCTACGCCAGCGACGCCTCGGCCGCCGCGGTGGCCTCGGCGCGCGCGACCGCGGAGGCGAACGCCGTGGGCGGGCGGGTGCGGGTGGAGCAGGACGACGCCCTGTCGGCGCTCCCCGATGGCGTCGCCGGGTTCATCGCCTTGAACCCCCCGTTCCACAGCGGCGCGGCCGTCACCGATGCGCTGGCGCCCCGGCTGTTCGACGACGCCGCACGCGTGCTGAAGCCCGGCGGAGAGCTGTGGTGCGTGTGGAACTCGGCGCTGCGCTATCGCCCCGCGCTGGAGCGGCTGGTGGGCCCGACCCGGCAGGTGGCCCGCAACGCGAAATTCACCGTCACGGTCTCCACCCGCCGCTGA
- a CDS encoding DUF4921 family protein, which translates to MPDGTVKQLGPLTGTRVWTVPGRAGRPLFTPRHDVAVLAPGEERRLCAFCEGRYLETTPEKARLVGPDFAEIRRVPAAQLSDTTARFRRFGNLFEIVSAEYWRENHGFRQPSEVVQWAERYLADPVGHEHIRALAAIRAQASGETQSLEEAALDLVGGSHDVIVARRHVVEGARTDDDLCSSGRLTPDEHAAYIAFTVRSLAEIAAAQPHAAYISVFQNWLRPAGASFDHLHKQLVAVDEAGPQIDRELRMLASDHELYQHAIADMSVREGLVVAATDGAVAFAGVGHRYPAFEVYSTSSANLPAEHSASEVRAVSDLLHALHAATGHQVPTNEEWHYRPPGASWPMPWRVVLKWRISTPAGFEGGTKIYVNTIDPWALRDRAVTRLRELREAGALAPGIRIGDECAPDDARLRYAESA; encoded by the coding sequence ATGCCCGACGGGACGGTGAAACAGCTGGGCCCCCTCACCGGGACCCGGGTGTGGACGGTGCCCGGCCGCGCCGGGCGACCGCTGTTCACTCCGCGGCACGACGTCGCCGTGCTCGCCCCGGGAGAGGAACGCCGGCTGTGCGCGTTCTGCGAGGGCCGCTACCTCGAGACCACGCCGGAGAAGGCGCGCCTGGTCGGGCCGGACTTCGCCGAGATCCGCCGGGTGCCCGCAGCACAGCTCTCCGATACGACCGCGCGCTTCCGGCGGTTCGGCAATCTGTTCGAGATCGTCTCGGCGGAGTACTGGCGTGAGAACCATGGGTTCCGCCAGCCGTCCGAGGTCGTGCAGTGGGCCGAGCGGTACCTCGCCGACCCGGTGGGGCACGAGCACATCCGCGCTCTCGCCGCCATCCGGGCTCAGGCCTCCGGGGAGACGCAGAGCCTGGAGGAGGCGGCCCTCGACCTCGTCGGTGGATCGCACGACGTGATCGTGGCGCGCCGCCACGTCGTCGAGGGCGCGCGCACCGACGACGACCTGTGCTCGTCCGGGCGGCTGACCCCCGACGAGCATGCTGCGTACATCGCCTTCACGGTGCGCTCGCTGGCGGAGATCGCGGCGGCGCAGCCGCACGCGGCATACATCTCGGTGTTCCAGAACTGGCTGCGCCCTGCGGGAGCCTCCTTCGACCACCTGCACAAGCAGCTCGTCGCCGTGGACGAAGCGGGGCCGCAGATCGACCGGGAGCTGCGCATGCTGGCATCCGATCACGAGCTGTACCAGCACGCCATCGCCGACATGTCGGTGCGCGAGGGCCTCGTGGTGGCGGCGACCGACGGTGCGGTGGCGTTCGCGGGTGTCGGCCACCGCTACCCCGCGTTCGAGGTGTATTCGACGTCGTCGGCGAACCTGCCCGCCGAGCACAGCGCGTCCGAGGTGCGGGCGGTCTCGGACCTGCTCCACGCCCTGCACGCCGCGACGGGGCACCAGGTGCCGACCAACGAGGAGTGGCACTACCGGCCACCCGGGGCGTCCTGGCCCATGCCGTGGCGCGTCGTGCTGAAGTGGCGCATCTCCACCCCGGCCGGCTTCGAAGGCGGCACGAAGATCTACGTCAACACGATCGACCCGTGGGCGCTGCGCGACCGCGCCGTCACCCGGTTGCGAGAGCTGCGGGAGGCGGGCGCGCTCGCACCGGGCATCCGCATCGGCGACGAATGCGCCCCCGACGACGCACGCCTGCGTTACGCGGAGTCGGCATGA
- a CDS encoding DoxX family protein, with protein sequence MKNVARWLLAGSMLFAGLSHLFWGRREFQAQVPDWTTEVVPIDKDGVVVASGVVEAAFGVALVALPKERRRIGAALAAFFVAVFPGNIAQYTERRDGFGLDTDQKRLTRLFFQPLLVAWALWSTSPSPRRARR encoded by the coding sequence ATGAAGAACGTCGCGCGCTGGCTGCTGGCCGGCTCCATGCTGTTCGCGGGCCTCAGCCACCTGTTCTGGGGGAGGCGCGAGTTCCAGGCGCAGGTGCCGGACTGGACCACCGAGGTGGTGCCGATCGACAAGGACGGCGTGGTCGTGGCATCCGGGGTCGTGGAGGCCGCGTTCGGCGTGGCACTCGTGGCGCTGCCGAAGGAGCGCCGGCGCATCGGCGCGGCGCTGGCGGCGTTCTTCGTGGCCGTGTTCCCCGGCAACATCGCGCAGTACACCGAGCGCCGCGACGGTTTCGGACTCGACACCGATCAGAAGCGCCTGACGCGCCTGTTCTTCCAGCCGCTGCTGGTGGCGTGGGCGCTGTGGTCGACGTCTCCGTCGCCGCGCCGCGCGCGACGCTGA
- a CDS encoding NYN domain-containing protein, whose translation MAEQQPARVAVYLDFDNIVMSWYDRVHGRNAYSRDRQKIAADATDPEVAGRLALATIDVGAIIDYAASFGTLVLTRAYADWSSPVNAEYRSQLVARAVDLVQLFPAAAYAKNGADIRLAVDVVEDMFRLPDLTHVVIVGGDSDYVPLAQRCKRLGRIVVGVGVAGSTAKSLAAACDQFDSYDSLPGVVRPDTTASDKKDSTPSRSRARKRAGDPATELLERALRLEGVRTDDEWVNASAVKDLMRRMDPSFSEKELGHKSFTDFLREHPKVVDLREEGNTRQVRFHPDAR comes from the coding sequence ATGGCTGAGCAGCAGCCGGCCCGCGTGGCCGTGTATCTCGACTTCGACAACATCGTGATGAGCTGGTACGACCGCGTGCACGGGCGCAACGCCTACTCCCGCGACCGCCAGAAGATCGCCGCGGACGCCACCGACCCCGAGGTGGCCGGACGGCTCGCGCTGGCCACGATCGACGTGGGCGCGATCATCGACTACGCGGCATCCTTCGGCACGCTCGTGCTCACCCGGGCGTACGCCGACTGGTCCTCTCCCGTCAACGCCGAGTACCGCTCGCAGCTGGTCGCGCGCGCGGTCGACCTGGTGCAGCTGTTCCCCGCCGCCGCCTATGCGAAGAACGGCGCCGACATCCGCCTGGCCGTCGACGTCGTCGAGGACATGTTCCGGCTGCCGGACCTCACCCACGTGGTCATCGTCGGCGGCGACAGCGATTACGTGCCGCTGGCTCAGCGTTGCAAGCGCCTCGGACGCATCGTGGTGGGTGTCGGCGTGGCCGGCTCGACCGCCAAGTCGCTCGCCGCCGCATGCGACCAGTTCGACTCGTACGACTCCCTCCCCGGTGTCGTGCGCCCCGACACGACCGCGTCGGACAAGAAGGATTCCACCCCCTCGCGGTCGCGGGCGCGCAAGCGGGCCGGCGATCCCGCCACCGAGCTGCTCGAGCGGGCGCTGCGGCTCGAGGGCGTGCGCACCGACGACGAGTGGGTCAACGCCTCGGCCGTGAAGGACCTCATGCGGCGCATGGACCCCTCGTTCAGCGAGAAGGAGCTCGGCCACAAGTCGTTCACGGACTTCCTGCGCGAGCACCCGAAGGTGGTCGATCTGCGCGAGGAGGGCAACACCCGTCAGGTGCGCTTCCACCCCGACGCGCGCTGA
- a CDS encoding Gfo/Idh/MocA family protein, which translates to MTGLRWGILATGGIAHAFTSDLRTAGLDVVAVGSRSAASAQRFADEFSIPRAHGSYEDLAADPEVDIVYIATPHPAHADNAVMMLDAGKHVLVEKPFTLTAAEAARVRDVARRNGLLAMEAMWTRYLPHMQRIRRLIAEGAVGEVRTVFADHTQKITADPTHRLNALELGGGALLDLGIYPVSFIWDVLGAPTSVRAVARLAETGADAEVATVMTHASGAVSSSVSSSRAAGPNTAHVVGTEGRIDIDRTWYAPTTFRLTDPDGTIREEFVSDVDGRGMQYQALAAERLIAEGRTDSEELSLDESVAIMGTLDDIRAQIGVHYPQETIHG; encoded by the coding sequence ATGACCGGTCTTCGCTGGGGAATCCTCGCCACGGGCGGCATCGCCCACGCTTTCACAAGCGACCTGCGCACCGCGGGGCTCGATGTCGTCGCAGTGGGCTCGCGCAGTGCGGCATCCGCACAGCGCTTCGCCGACGAGTTCTCGATCCCGCGCGCCCACGGTTCCTATGAGGACCTGGCCGCGGACCCCGAGGTCGACATCGTCTACATCGCCACGCCGCACCCCGCGCACGCCGACAACGCCGTGATGATGCTCGACGCCGGCAAGCACGTGCTCGTGGAGAAGCCCTTCACCCTCACCGCGGCCGAGGCCGCCCGGGTGCGCGACGTCGCCCGTCGCAACGGCCTGCTGGCGATGGAGGCGATGTGGACGCGCTACCTGCCCCACATGCAGCGCATCCGCCGGCTGATCGCCGAGGGAGCCGTGGGTGAGGTGCGCACGGTGTTCGCCGACCACACCCAGAAGATCACCGCCGACCCGACGCACCGGCTGAACGCCCTCGAACTGGGCGGCGGCGCGCTGCTGGACCTGGGCATCTACCCGGTCTCCTTCATCTGGGATGTGCTGGGCGCCCCCACTTCGGTGCGTGCTGTCGCCCGACTGGCCGAGACAGGCGCCGACGCGGAGGTCGCCACCGTCATGACCCACGCCTCCGGCGCGGTGTCCAGCTCGGTCTCGTCCTCACGCGCCGCCGGCCCCAACACCGCGCACGTCGTCGGCACCGAGGGGCGCATCGACATCGACCGCACCTGGTACGCCCCCACCACCTTCCGGCTGACCGATCCCGACGGGACCATCCGCGAGGAGTTCGTGTCGGACGTCGACGGCCGCGGCATGCAGTATCAGGCCCTCGCCGCCGAGCGTCTGATCGCGGAGGGCCGCACCGACAGCGAAGAGCTTTCCCTGGACGAGAGTGTCGCCATCATGGGCACCCTCGACGACATCCGCGCGCAGATCGGCGTGCACTACCCGCAGGAGACAATCCATGGCTGA
- a CDS encoding LacI family DNA-binding transcriptional regulator, whose amino-acid sequence MTDDGSGRRPSIRDVARLSGVSHQTVSRVLNQHPSIRPETRERVLAVMADLSYSPNRAARALVTSRSQTIGILAASSTQYGPASSIAAIEAAARARGYWVSTANIEASDPQSIPAGLSHLMAQSIEGLVVIAPQVRVFRALAAQPLDIPYVTLQSTDLDPGHTLSVDQIAGARLATRHLIECGHRDIYHLTGPQDWIEAEARMRGFLEEMSAADIPTTAPILGDWTAEFGFHAGRELLRVRDFTAIFASNDQMALGLMHAIRSEGLDVPRDISIVGFDDIPESAHFWPPLTTVRQDFAELGRRCVDILLGGDPGAAPPIGSIPPELVVRASTAQPAGR is encoded by the coding sequence ATGACCGACGATGGCAGCGGGCGGCGACCCAGCATCCGCGATGTCGCGCGCCTGTCGGGGGTGTCTCACCAGACGGTGTCGCGCGTGCTGAATCAGCACCCGAGCATCCGGCCCGAGACACGGGAGCGGGTCCTGGCCGTCATGGCCGATCTGAGCTACAGCCCCAACCGCGCCGCGCGGGCGCTGGTGACGAGCAGGTCCCAGACCATCGGCATCCTCGCCGCTTCCAGCACCCAGTACGGCCCGGCATCGAGCATCGCGGCCATCGAGGCCGCCGCCCGCGCTCGTGGCTACTGGGTCTCCACCGCCAACATCGAGGCCTCCGACCCCCAGTCCATCCCCGCGGGCCTGTCGCACCTCATGGCCCAGTCGATCGAGGGGCTCGTGGTCATCGCCCCGCAGGTGAGGGTGTTCCGTGCGCTCGCCGCCCAGCCCCTGGACATCCCGTACGTCACCCTGCAGTCCACCGACCTCGACCCGGGGCACACCCTGTCGGTCGACCAGATCGCCGGGGCGCGGCTGGCCACGCGCCACCTGATCGAGTGCGGTCATCGCGACATCTACCACCTCACGGGCCCCCAGGACTGGATCGAGGCCGAGGCGCGCATGCGCGGCTTCCTCGAGGAGATGAGCGCCGCCGACATCCCCACCACCGCGCCGATCCTGGGGGACTGGACGGCGGAGTTCGGCTTCCATGCCGGGCGGGAGCTGCTGAGGGTGCGCGATTTCACTGCGATCTTCGCCTCCAACGACCAGATGGCTCTGGGGCTCATGCACGCCATCCGCAGCGAGGGCCTCGACGTCCCCCGCGACATCAGCATCGTCGGGTTCGACGACATCCCGGAATCCGCGCACTTCTGGCCCCCGCTGACGACCGTGCGGCAGGACTTCGCCGAGCTGGGACGGCGCTGCGTCGACATCCTGCTGGGCGGCGATCCGGGGGCGGCTCCGCCCATCGGCTCCATCCCACCCGAGCTGGTCGTGCGGGCCTCGACGGCGCAGCCGGCGGGCCGCTGA
- a CDS encoding L-ribulose-5-phosphate 4-epimerase, protein MKTEVAVARVRAEVAALHAELVRYGLVVWTGGNVSGRVPGADLFVIKPSGVSYDDLAPENMILCDLDGNVVPGTPGSERAPSSDTAAHAYVYRHMPEVGGVVHTHSPYATAWATRGEAIPCVITAMADEFGGEVPVGPFAIIGDDSIGRGIVETLTGHRSRAVLMQNHGPFTIGSSAKDAVKAAVMVEDVARTVHLARQGGELIPIPQDAIDRLFDRYQNVYGQTTDDRR, encoded by the coding sequence GTGAAGACCGAGGTCGCTGTGGCGCGGGTGCGCGCGGAGGTCGCGGCGCTGCACGCCGAGCTGGTGCGCTACGGGCTGGTCGTCTGGACCGGCGGCAACGTGTCGGGCCGGGTGCCGGGCGCCGACCTGTTCGTCATCAAGCCCTCGGGGGTGTCGTACGACGACCTGGCCCCCGAGAACATGATCCTCTGCGACCTCGACGGCAATGTCGTCCCGGGCACCCCCGGCAGCGAGCGCGCCCCGTCGAGCGACACCGCCGCCCACGCCTACGTGTACCGCCACATGCCTGAGGTCGGCGGGGTCGTGCACACGCACTCGCCCTACGCCACCGCCTGGGCCACCCGCGGCGAGGCCATCCCCTGTGTCATCACCGCGATGGCCGACGAGTTCGGCGGCGAGGTGCCCGTCGGGCCGTTCGCGATCATCGGCGACGACTCCATCGGCCGCGGCATCGTCGAGACCCTCACCGGCCACCGCTCGCGGGCGGTGCTGATGCAGAACCACGGTCCGTTCACGATCGGATCCAGTGCGAAGGACGCCGTCAAGGCCGCCGTGATGGTGGAGGACGTCGCCCGCACGGTGCACCTCGCGCGGCAGGGCGGCGAACTCATCCCCATCCCGCAGGACGCGATCGACCGTCTCTTCGACCGGTACCAGAACGTCTACGGACAGACCACCGACGACCGCCGGTAA
- the chvE gene encoding multiple monosaccharide ABC transporter substrate-binding protein, producing the protein MKTKKFFLAAATLAAGALVLSGCTGNDGGGSGSGGEGDGGLIGVAMPTKSSERWIQDGNAVKEALEAEGYTVDLQYAEDDIPTQVSQIENMITKGAEALIVASIDGTTLSEVLQDAADADIPVIAYDRLIRDTENVDYYATFDNFLVGQQQARSVLNGLGLTDLEGEPLADAPAGPFNIELFAGSPDDNNATFFWNGAMDVLEPLMEDGTLVVQSGQTDFEQAATLRWDGETAQSRMENILTADYSDGTQVDAVLSPYDGISRGIISALTDAGYSVGDEWPVISGQDAEVDSVKAILSGEQYATIFKDTRELAKVAASMAVALLQGEEPEVNDTETYENGKKVVPSYLLGPVPVVADNVESSLVDTGYWTAEDLGL; encoded by the coding sequence GTGAAGACGAAGAAGTTCTTCCTCGCAGCGGCCACCCTGGCCGCCGGCGCCCTCGTGCTCTCCGGATGCACCGGGAACGACGGCGGCGGCAGCGGTTCCGGGGGCGAGGGTGACGGCGGCCTGATCGGCGTCGCGATGCCCACCAAGAGCTCCGAGCGCTGGATCCAGGACGGCAACGCCGTCAAGGAGGCTCTCGAGGCCGAGGGTTACACGGTCGACCTGCAGTACGCCGAGGACGACATCCCCACCCAGGTGTCGCAGATCGAGAACATGATCACCAAGGGCGCCGAGGCGCTCATCGTGGCCTCGATCGACGGCACGACGCTGTCGGAGGTGCTGCAGGATGCCGCCGACGCCGACATCCCGGTCATCGCCTACGACCGCCTGATCCGCGACACCGAGAACGTGGACTACTACGCCACGTTCGACAACTTCCTCGTGGGCCAGCAGCAGGCCCGATCCGTGCTCAACGGACTGGGGCTCACCGACCTCGAGGGTGAGCCGCTCGCGGACGCCCCCGCCGGCCCGTTCAACATCGAGCTGTTCGCCGGCTCGCCCGACGACAACAACGCGACCTTCTTCTGGAACGGCGCGATGGACGTGCTCGAGCCGCTCATGGAGGACGGCACGCTGGTCGTGCAGTCGGGTCAGACGGACTTCGAGCAGGCAGCCACGCTGCGCTGGGACGGCGAGACCGCCCAGAGCCGTATGGAGAACATCCTGACGGCCGACTACTCCGACGGCACGCAGGTGGACGCGGTGCTCTCGCCCTACGACGGCATCTCGCGCGGCATCATCTCCGCCCTCACCGACGCCGGTTACAGCGTCGGCGACGAGTGGCCGGTCATCTCGGGTCAGGACGCCGAGGTCGACTCGGTCAAGGCGATCCTCTCGGGTGAGCAGTACGCGACCATCTTCAAGGACACCCGCGAGCTCGCCAAGGTGGCGGCTTCGATGGCCGTGGCTCTGCTGCAGGGCGAGGAGCCCGAGGTGAACGACACCGAGACGTACGAGAACGGCAAGAAGGTCGTTCCCTCGTACCTGCTCGGACCGGTGCCCGTCGTCGCGGACAACGTCGAGTCGTCGCTGGTCGACACCGGCTACTGGACCGCCGAGGACCTCGGCCTGTAA